Proteins from a genomic interval of Toxotes jaculatrix isolate fToxJac2 chromosome 5, fToxJac2.pri, whole genome shotgun sequence:
- the LOC121182272 gene encoding LOW QUALITY PROTEIN: tyrosine-protein phosphatase non-receptor type 5-like (The sequence of the model RefSeq protein was modified relative to this genomic sequence to represent the inferred CDS: deleted 2 bases in 1 codon) → MTRRLSSSTRSHTEDSIFLRPDEDPVWLDEPTKTEKIGDGAPKKDGLPECKDGPVGGQSPQGEEVFMHKVYALVIEIHCWAALFVISQVTGYWVFFVMEGNGPLSSIYKAVQVIDFYLGFILPCHPIFGMDSMVLMREVVNTKQHNWIVQGTAGIGVAICVIMVVHMVCKWRYGTGLWSSGTVSRDIGDRRQSVSRQPSFTLSEWTDAQEDLLDLDPVPQTPVFDMGTDTRTEGDAATLTVTPVGLQERRGSNVSLTLDMCTPGCTEPYGYGAQLSPRDQSAQEYLRQGTHILTPARLHTRAMDDQSLQAEFYETPMNFVDPKEYNYPGLVRKNRYKTILPNTHSRVILKSLDEDDFLSTYINANYLKGYGGEENAYIATQGPTVNTVGDFWRMVWQERSPIIVMITNLEEKNEKCAEYWPEDTVTHEGIKITVVTVTQEDDYSLRVFKLKYGEEERSLRQYWYTSWPDQKTPDKAPPLLELVQEVERAREQAAREQAPPSSGPTIVHCSAGIGRTGCFIATSILCKQLRTEGVVDILRTTCQLRLDRGGMIQTCEQYQFVHHVLSLYEKQLSHTAEE, encoded by the exons ATGACCCGCCGGCTGAGCAGCTCCACCCGTTCCCACACAGAGGACTCCATCTTCCTAAGGCCCGACGAGGACCCCGTCTGGCTGGATGAGCCCACAAAGACTGAGAAAATAGGTGACGGAGCCCCTAAAAAAGATGGACTCCCAGAATGCAAAGACGGACCCGTGGGGGGCCAGAGCCCACAGGGAGAGGAAGTGTTTATGCACAAGGTGTACGCACTGGTGATTGAGATCCACTGCTGGGCCGCACTGTTTGTCATCTCCCAAGTCACG GGGTACTGGGTGTTTTTTGTGATGGAAGGAAACGGACCACTCTCCTCCATCTACAAAGCTGTGCAGGTCATCGACTTCTACCTTGGCTTCATCTTACCCTGCCACCCGATCTTTGGAATGGAC TCCATGGTGCTGATGAGGGAGGTGGTAAACACCAAACAGCACAACTGGATCGTCCAGGGCACTGCAGGCATCGGTGTGGCCATCTGTGTTATCATG GTCGTCCATATGGTGTGTAAGTGGCGTTATGGCACCGGCTTGTGGTCATCAGGAACAGTATCGAGGGACATTGGTGATCGGCGTCAGTCAGTGAGTCGCCAGCCCTCCTTCACCCTGTCAGAGTGGACAGACGCTCAGGAGgatctgctggacctggaccctGTGCCACAGACGCCGGTCTTTGACATGGGCACTGACACCAGGACGGAGGGAGACGCCGCCACCCTCACTGTCACACCTGTGGGGCTTCAGGAGAG GAGGGGCTCCAACGTTTCCCTGACCTTGGACATGTGTACACCAGGCTGCACTGAGCCCTATGGCTACGGAGCCCAGCTCTCGCCGAGAGACCAGTCGGCCCAAGAGTACCTCAGACAGGGAACACACATCCTGACCCCTGCCAGGCTACACACACGGGCCATGGATGACCAGAGCCTCCAGGCTGAGTTTTAT GAAACTCCCATGAACTTTGTAGACCCTAAGGAGTACAACTACCCAGGGCTGGTGAGAAAGAATCGCTACAAAACCATCTTACCCA ATACGCACAGCAGAGTGATCTTGAAGTCACTGGATGAGGATGATTTCCTGTCTACCTACATCAATGCTAATTATCTCAAA gGTTATGGGGGTGAAGAGAATGCATACATTGCCACCCAGGGTCCCACTGTGAACACAGTGGGGGATTTCTGGAGGATGGTGTGGCAGGAGAGAAGCCCAATCATAGTGATGATCACCAACCTGGAGGAGAAAAACGAG AAATGTGCAGAGTACTGGCCTGAGGACACTGTGACCCATGAGGGCATCAAGATCACCGTTGTCACAGTAACCCAGGAGGATGACTACAGTCTGAGGGTGTTTAAGCTGAAG TATGGGGAAGAGGAGCGCAGTCTGCGGCAGTACTGGTACACCTCGTGGCCTGATCAGAAGACCCCAGACAAGGCTCCACCCCTGCTGGAACTTGTACAGGAAGTGGAGAGGGCCCGAGAGCAAGCC GCCCGAGAGCAAGCCCCGCCCTCCAGCGGTCCTACAATTGTCCACTGCAG TGCTGGAATTGGTCGAACTGGCTGCTTCATCGCCACCTCCATCCTGTGCAAGCAGCTGAGGACCGAGGGTGTGGTTGACATCCTGAGAACCACCTGCCAGCTCCGTCTGGACAG GGGTGGGATGATCCAGACGTGCGAGCAGTACCAGTTTGTGCATCATGTCCTCAGCCTGTATGAGAAGCAGCTGTCTCACACTGCTGAGGAGTAG